One window of the Methanophagales archaeon genome contains the following:
- a CDS encoding site-2 protease family protein: MDSYKIILIFYLFLIYWFIIVFLDRRGLLKRYNISLYGPILQIRAVRGERLLERLGTVRRFWRAYANIGTVLMIMAMGFMFFLVINGAFTTFMMRPEPTELNEPRNWLLIPGLNTFIPMCAWIGFVVAMIVHELSHGILSIVERIKVKSMGLLLLLVPIGAFTEPDTEQLFGTPKGTGDKKVASAHERTRILSAGVMGNFVIAILAFLIFFGILFSIQPVGENVLYVYNVANGSPAAEYGIEPRSFITAMDGEGRVSVEELNDRLKKGKAVSLTILDRNGDKKAIVVRGETNEGVTVVFVEKGKPAAKAGIKEGMTIIKMDNQSIRSYEDFLSFMNDTVAGEEIKVWTKRGEVFEIKLEESPYYASRGYLGVGVANCALGMTVLEFPTRTYLENLRDIPRMLFKSPASLLLLMSLPVLPLSMGGFSTFNPLLSHLYTPVGVASVFGAGIFSIADVLFWIAWINFYVGLFNCLPMYPLDGYYVFKEVLNPMLRMGIKEESKKELVLKTIAIITAVIIFLSIVFMLVAPFVFELL; the protein is encoded by the coding sequence ATGGATTCATACAAGATTATACTTATATTTTATTTGTTCCTTATATACTGGTTTATTATAGTATTTCTCGACAGGCGAGGGTTACTGAAGCGATACAATATCTCTTTATACGGTCCTATTCTACAGATAAGAGCGGTCAGAGGTGAGAGATTACTGGAGAGGCTGGGTACAGTAAGACGTTTCTGGCGAGCATACGCTAATATTGGTACTGTTCTGATGATTATGGCGATGGGTTTTATGTTCTTTCTTGTGATCAATGGTGCGTTCACAACGTTTATGATGAGACCGGAGCCAACAGAGTTGAACGAGCCAAGGAACTGGCTGCTTATCCCCGGCTTGAACACTTTTATACCTATGTGTGCATGGATAGGCTTTGTAGTTGCGATGATAGTACATGAGCTATCGCATGGGATATTGAGCATTGTGGAGCGAATAAAAGTGAAATCGATGGGGCTTCTGCTTCTGTTAGTGCCGATAGGAGCATTTACGGAGCCGGATACTGAGCAGCTCTTCGGCACACCGAAGGGCACAGGTGATAAGAAGGTAGCATCAGCACATGAGAGGACGCGTATCCTTTCCGCGGGTGTGATGGGTAATTTCGTCATTGCTATCCTCGCATTTCTCATCTTCTTCGGTATTCTCTTCTCCATTCAGCCTGTCGGTGAGAATGTGCTTTATGTTTATAACGTAGCCAATGGTAGTCCAGCAGCAGAATATGGTATAGAACCACGTTCGTTCATCACGGCGATGGATGGAGAAGGAAGAGTGAGCGTAGAAGAGCTGAACGACAGACTGAAGAAAGGTAAAGCTGTTTCTCTCACCATTCTGGATAGAAATGGCGATAAGAAGGCGATAGTGGTGCGAGGTGAAACGAATGAGGGCGTAACAGTGGTGTTTGTGGAGAAAGGCAAGCCAGCAGCGAAAGCAGGTATCAAGGAGGGTATGACCATAATAAAGATGGATAACCAGAGTATAAGGAGTTATGAGGATTTCCTCTCTTTCATGAACGATACAGTGGCGGGCGAGGAGATAAAAGTGTGGACGAAGAGGGGGGAAGTATTTGAGATCAAGTTAGAGGAATCGCCATATTATGCGAGCCGTGGTTATCTGGGCGTTGGTGTTGCCAATTGTGCGCTGGGCATGACGGTATTGGAATTTCCAACGAGAACTTACCTGGAGAATCTCCGGGACATACCTCGTATGCTCTTCAAATCGCCTGCCAGCTTGCTGTTATTGATGAGTTTGCCTGTGCTACCACTCAGCATGGGAGGGTTCAGCACTTTTAATCCATTGTTATCGCATTTATACACGCCTGTGGGGGTGGCATCCGTTTTTGGTGCTGGTATCTTCTCAATTGCCGATGTGCTGTTCTGGATAGCCTGGATAAATTTCTATGTGGGATTATTCAACTGTCTGCCAATGTACCCACTGGATGGCTACTATGTATTCAAGGAGGTACTGAATCCAATGCTGAGGATGGGAATAAAGGAAGAATCGAAGAAAGAACTGGTTTTAAAGACCATCGCTATCATCACTGCTGTTATCATCTTTTTATCGATTGTATTCATGTTAGTTGCCCCTTTCGTCTTTGAGCTCCTCTAA
- a CDS encoding 2-amino-3,7-dideoxy-D-threo-hept-6-ulosonate synthase, whose translation MATMRERMERMSIGKRIRMERIVDRNSGRSVIVPMDHGVTSGPIYGLTDMKQAVNAIAEGGANAVLLHKGIVIAGHRGYGKDIGLVIHLSASTSLGPDPLAKVMVATVEEAIRLGADAVSMHVNVGAESEPWMLEELGETAMICEEWSMPLLAMMYPRGKKVKSEHAPEMVMHVARVGAELGADIIKTNYTGDPDTFKEVIRSCPVPVIIAGGPKANTDAEVLRMVEDAISAGASGVSIGRNVFQHANPTKMTIAISKIVHEGITATEAMEMLK comes from the coding sequence ATGGCAACCATGAGAGAGAGAATGGAGAGGATGAGTATAGGGAAGCGGATAAGGATGGAGAGGATAGTGGACCGGAATAGCGGTAGAAGTGTTATTGTGCCGATGGACCATGGTGTGACCTCAGGTCCGATATACGGCTTGACGGACATGAAACAGGCGGTGAATGCAATAGCAGAGGGTGGAGCGAATGCGGTTCTTCTCCATAAAGGTATTGTGATCGCGGGGCATCGGGGCTATGGTAAGGATATAGGGCTTGTGATTCACCTCTCAGCAAGTACATCTCTGGGTCCAGACCCACTGGCGAAGGTCATGGTGGCGACGGTGGAAGAAGCGATCAGGCTGGGTGCAGATGCGGTATCAATGCATGTGAACGTGGGTGCGGAGAGCGAGCCATGGATGCTCGAGGAGCTCGGGGAGACGGCGATGATATGTGAGGAATGGAGCATGCCTCTCCTGGCGATGATGTACCCTCGGGGTAAGAAGGTGAAGAGTGAACATGCCCCCGAGATGGTGATGCATGTGGCACGTGTAGGCGCAGAGTTAGGTGCTGACATCATCAAGACGAATTATACCGGTGATCCCGATACATTCAAAGAAGTGATACGGAGTTGCCCGGTACCAGTGATAATAGCCGGCGGACCAAAGGCGAATACAGATGCAGAAGTACTGAGGATGGTAGAAGATGCGATTTCTGCAGGTGCTTCAGGGGTATCAATAGGAAGAAACGTCTTCCAACACGCGAATCCTACGAAGATGACAATAGCAATAAGTAAGATAGTACATGAGGGTATCACGGCTACAGAGGCGATGGAGATGTTGAAGTGA